The following proteins are encoded in a genomic region of Paenibacillus sp. FSL R7-0273:
- a CDS encoding anti-sigma factor family protein produces MKCREAQDFIPLLWDAPPTDPKRIELERHIAGCSYCAAEWALWQESNELMQDLRIEISTERAEAINQKVMERIYLESPWLMPGDGKSAGSTTVFRRRLSLWIACFLAVFLSSFLYFTMFKTSANTSSAQSGIIETGVAGLSLEWSSSYPATETGGGIIEPLVVNMGPTHPQYWMVLSTLGVALSIFLLTRLNRYRRQ; encoded by the coding sequence ATGAAATGCAGGGAAGCGCAGGATTTCATTCCGCTGTTGTGGGACGCTCCCCCCACAGACCCTAAGCGGATTGAGCTGGAAAGGCATATCGCCGGCTGTTCTTATTGTGCTGCCGAATGGGCATTATGGCAGGAGAGCAACGAGCTTATGCAGGATTTACGGATAGAGATCAGCACGGAACGTGCCGAGGCTATCAATCAGAAGGTTATGGAGCGGATTTACCTGGAAAGCCCTTGGCTGATGCCCGGGGACGGCAAGTCTGCCGGCAGCACAACTGTGTTCCGCCGCCGGCTGAGCCTGTGGATCGCCTGCTTTCTGGCTGTGTTTTTATCAAGCTTCCTGTATTTCACCATGTTCAAGACCTCTGCGAATACCAGCTCCGCACAGAGCGGTATTATTGAGACCGGTGTAGCCGGACTTTCGCTGGAGTGGTCATCTTCTTATCCTGCCACAGAAACCGGAGGCGGGATTATTGAGCCGCTGGTTGTAAATATGGGTCCGACACATCCGCAGTACTGGATGGTATTATCTACGCTGGGTGTGGCGCTGTCGATTTTTCTGCTGACCCGCCTTAACCGTTACAGAAGACAATGA
- a CDS encoding RNA polymerase sigma factor codes for MTDSQLIQLIKQGNTELYSELMRRYQRKILAFVYHMLKNSHMELIAEDLCSETFYKAFRSLHSFREVDASFSTWLYTIARNTVLSELRKNRAGNVSLEESGYTPVAPPEVAPEQAALRKERMNLVREAINNLPEKQRSALILREYDQMDYQEIAVILDQSVSSVKSLLFRARSSVKLQLESYFYEPEAEEQAERV; via the coding sequence ATGACGGATTCCCAGTTGATCCAGTTAATTAAGCAAGGTAACACAGAACTATACTCGGAACTGATGCGAAGATACCAACGAAAGATACTGGCTTTTGTGTATCATATGCTCAAAAATTCGCATATGGAGCTGATCGCAGAGGATCTTTGCTCAGAGACCTTTTACAAGGCGTTCCGGAGCCTGCATTCCTTCCGTGAAGTGGATGCCTCTTTCTCTACATGGCTGTATACTATTGCCCGCAACACTGTGCTAAGTGAGCTGCGCAAGAACCGTGCGGGAAATGTATCACTGGAAGAGAGCGGATACACGCCTGTAGCACCGCCAGAGGTAGCTCCTGAACAGGCTGCACTGCGCAAGGAACGGATGAATCTGGTCCGCGAAGCCATTAACAATCTTCCGGAGAAGCAGCGTTCGGCGCTGATTCTGCGTGAATATGACCAGATGGATTATCAGGAAATTGCCGTCATTTTGGATCAGAGTGTCAGCTCCGTGAAATCACTGTTGTTCCGTGCAAGGAGCAGTGTGAAGCTCCAACTCGAATCCTACTTTTATGAGCCTGAGGCAGAAGAGCAGGCTGAGAGGGTGTAA